The genomic DNA TATAAAACGAATATCTGGACGGCAAAGTGCACATTATACACACTACACTAactttttaattttttaataatttgAATTTTGCAAGATTGGTCTTCTATTTCAACTTTCAACTTTCAAAGTTCATCTCCCACCAATATATTCATAAACACAACTTCCAAAACAAACACTCCTTAATCTCCCCTAATCcaatacatatatatatatatatatatatatatatatatatatatatattatatatatatatctatatatatatatatatatatatatatatatatatatatatatatatatagatatagatagatatatatagatatatatatatatatatatatatatagatatatatatatatattatatctatatatatatatattatatatatatatataatatttacATATACATAAATTATGGGACCTTAAAACCTTATTTGAATTGTATGGGTCTTTAGTTTAGGAGGTCTACATATTTTATGActcatttatttttaaattttggACCACTATATTTTTGGGATCTTAAAAATTAGGGTTCGATCCTCTAAATTAATAGTTCTACGTGTGGTCATCATCTTCGTCTTCTCAATACCGATTTACGTCTATTTCTCCATTTTATTGAATTTTCTTAAAACTAAGCATTTGAGGGAAACAAACCAAACTTAGATTTGAATTTTTAACAAGATTAACTTAAGCCTTATAGAGTCTAACTCGACGGAACATGTTCTCTCACATTTAACAAAAATAACTAATTTCAAATAATTTAAAATGTTAGTTGAAACAATTAAGTTTCAAAATTTTATGTAAAACTCAAgtaaaatttattaaaatattcTTGTTGAAATTTAATGAATTAACTACACTAATTAAATATCTTTGAATTCAAACAAAACgtaattttgaaataaataacATTTATCATAATGATCAAAATTTTATGATCTTTTATATTTATAATAGTGAAAGGAGTGCGTACATGCTTCACCGTCTAGAGTTAATAATAGCAAAATCTAAAACGAATATCTGGACGGCAAAGTGCACATTTTACACACTACACTAACTTTTTAATTTCTTAACAATTCGAATTTTGCAAGATTGGTCTTCAATTTCAACTTTCAACTTTCAAAGTTCATCTCCCAACCAATATATTCATAAACACAACTTCCAAAACAATCACTCCTTAATCTCCCCTAATCCAATACAAATCAATACCAAACACCTACAAATTAAAACACTCTCCCTTATCCCTTCCTTTCATCTAAAGTCTGTTCCTAACTTCCCAACCAAAAATGGCATCTTCATCACTTACCTCCATATCTTCCCCTTTCCTTCAAACTGAATTTTCATTAAAAAGAACTACAAAACCCCACACTCGCTGCTCTATATCCAAATGCCCTTTCACTCCACTTTCAGTTGCTCCATTAAAAGCATCTGGATCCAACACTGACAATACTCCTATAACATCTTCCGTCTCAGTGTCCGACACAAATACAACTGAAATATCAACTTCGATATCTGACACCAACACTGACACTGAGACTACACCATCCTCAGGTCCACAAGAACCATTACCCCAATTGGAAACACCAAAAAACCTCCCACTCCGTAGAATTCCCGGAGATTATGGCCTCCCTTTTGTAGGACCTATCAAAGACCGTCTAGACTATTTCTACAACGAAGGTCGCGACAAATTCTTCCGAACCCGGATCAACAAATACAAATCAACCGTTTTTCGCGCCAATATGCCACCTGGCCCTTTCATTTCATCTAACCCAAACGTCATCGTTTTACTCGACGCTAAATCCTTCCCCATTCTCTTCGACGTTTCCAAAGTAGAAAAACGAGACCTCTTCACCGGAACTTTCATGCCTTCCACAGAACTCACGGGCGGTTACCGAATCCTCTCTTACCTCGACCCCTCCGAACCAAAACACGAACAACTCAAACGCTTTCTCTTTTTCCTCCTCAAATCTCGAAGCAGCCATTTCATCCCCGAGTTTCGTTCATCTTACTCAAAACTCTTCGACACCTTAGAGAAAGATCTTGAAAACACCGCAAAAGCGGTTTTCGCTGATGCTAACGATCAAGAAGCTTTTAACTACCTTTCAAAAGCCTTCTACGGAGTTAACCCTTCCGAAACAAGTCTTAAAACCGAAGGTCCAAGCATAGTAACGAAATGGACTCTGCTTCAACTCGGTCCAATTCTCACATTAGGTCTTCCAAAGTGCATTGAAGAACCACTTCTTCACACGGTTCGTCTTCCACCGGCTTTGGTGAAGAAGGATTACCAGAGACTCTATGATTTTTTCTACGAAGCTTCTTCCGGACCGATCTTAGATGAAGCGGTTCGGCTCGGAGTTTCTAAAGAAGAAGCGGTTCACAATCTTATATTTGCAACTTGTTTTAACACTTTTGGTGGAATGAAGATTTTGTTTCCGAATATGTTGAAGTGGATCGGACGAGCGGGGGTTAATCTTCACGCGAAGTTAGCGAAAGAGATTAGATCAGTTGTTAAATCGAATGGCGGGAAAGTGACTATGGCTGCATTGGAGCAAATGCCGTTGATGAAGTCAGTGGTTTATGAATCATTTAGAATTGAGCCGCCGGTGCCGTTGCAATACGGGAAAGCGAAACATGATTTTGTGATAGAGAATCACG from Lathyrus oleraceus cultivar Zhongwan6 unplaced genomic scaffold, CAAS_Psat_ZW6_1.0 chrUn0961, whole genome shotgun sequence includes the following:
- the LOC127115067 gene encoding allene oxide synthase 1, chloroplastic-like; this encodes MASSSLTSISSPFLQTEFSLKRTTKPHTRCSISKCPFTPLSVAPLKASGSNTDNTPITSSVSVSDTNTTEISTSISDTNTDTETTPSSGPQEPLPQLETPKNLPLRRIPGDYGLPFVGPIKDRLDYFYNEGRDKFFRTRINKYKSTVFRANMPPGPFISSNPNVIVLLDAKSFPILFDVSKVEKRDLFTGTFMPSTELTGGYRILSYLDPSEPKHEQLKRFLFFLLKSRSSHFIPEFRSSYSKLFDTLEKDLENTAKAVFADANDQEAFNYLSKAFYGVNPSETSLKTEGPSIVTKWTLLQLGPILTLGLPKCIEEPLLHTVRLPPALVKKDYQRLYDFFYEASSGPILDEAVRLGVSKEEAVHNLIFATCFNTFGGMKILFPNMLKWIGRAGVNLHAKLAKEIRSVVKSNGGKVTMAALEQMPLMKSVVYESFRIEPPVPLQYGKAKHDFVIENHENAFQVKEGEMLFGFQPFATNDPKIFDRADEFVADRFIGEEGEKLLKYVLWSNGPESEQPTVGNKQCAGKDFVVLFSRLLVVELFLRYDTFGIQVEKAPIGSAITFTSLKRATY